Proteins encoded in a region of the Paenibacillus sp. W2I17 genome:
- the hemQ gene encoding hydrogen peroxide-dependent heme synthase: protein MNEAASTLEGWYALHDFRSINWAAWKAADDEERAVALDELQEFWKEWKEVEDSSKGSTVVYTVVGQKADLVMMHLRETLEDLKAVENAFNKTMFAQYTTKSYSYVSVVELSNYLGKEGEDPMQNPEIIARLKPVLPQRQYICFYPMNKKRELNDNWYMLSMDERRTMMRSHGMIGRSYAGKVKQIITGSVGFDDWEWGVTLFADDALQFKKLVYEMRFDEVSARYGEFGSFYVGSLLNEGTLEDMLKL from the coding sequence ATGAACGAAGCCGCATCAACACTGGAGGGCTGGTATGCCCTGCATGATTTTCGCTCGATTAACTGGGCCGCCTGGAAAGCAGCAGATGATGAAGAACGCGCTGTAGCACTGGACGAGCTTCAGGAATTCTGGAAAGAATGGAAAGAAGTCGAGGATTCATCCAAAGGAAGTACCGTTGTATATACGGTTGTAGGTCAAAAAGCAGACCTCGTCATGATGCACCTGCGTGAAACGCTGGAAGATCTGAAGGCTGTTGAGAACGCGTTTAACAAAACGATGTTTGCCCAATACACAACTAAGTCGTATTCCTATGTCAGTGTAGTGGAACTGAGCAACTATCTTGGCAAAGAAGGCGAAGACCCGATGCAGAATCCGGAGATTATCGCCCGTCTGAAACCTGTTCTGCCACAACGACAATACATCTGCTTCTATCCGATGAACAAAAAACGTGAGCTGAATGACAACTGGTACATGCTGTCCATGGACGAGCGTCGTACCATGATGCGCAGTCACGGCATGATTGGTCGTAGCTACGCAGGTAAAGTGAAACAGATCATTACCGGCTCTGTCGGTTTCGACGATTGGGAATGGGGCGTTACGCTATTTGCGGATGACGCACTTCAGTTCAAGAAACTTGTCTATGAGATGCGTTTCGATGAAGTTAGCGCCCGTTATGGCGAATTCGGTTCGTTCTATGTGGGAAGTCTGTTGAACGAAGGAACACTGGAAGACATGCTTAAGCTGTAA
- a CDS encoding YuiB family protein yields the protein MQFIPVLVLMVLFFVMMFGIGFILNMLMKTTWFPSYLFIIVILPIVVYSLWDQSSSLMSHLGSFQLVDYMTGIAGLAGAIISGWTIQKLRLGGYRMF from the coding sequence ATGCAATTTATACCTGTGTTGGTATTGATGGTATTATTTTTCGTTATGATGTTTGGTATCGGTTTCATTCTGAACATGCTGATGAAGACAACCTGGTTTCCTTCCTATCTGTTCATTATTGTAATTCTGCCTATTGTTGTGTACTCTCTATGGGATCAGTCGTCATCTCTGATGTCACATCTGGGTTCTTTCCAGCTTGTAGACTATATGACGGGCATCGCTGGACTGGCTGGTGCGATAATCAGTGGCTGGACGATCCAGAAGTTGCGTTTGGGTGGGTACAGAATGTTTTAG
- a CDS encoding helicase DnaB — protein sequence MRMKNLHHYTEHHRYCVYREFGLSALDDRMLTGAYQPMVGAFAVGLYRLLFQHLPGEQVGYSPLEQQRRLFMTLGLEPSEKGRKYLLEQTSKLEAVGLLQTSRLYIPENDDYIYEYELQPPLSPAEFFRTQHLTLLLRDKIGKFAVLSLRSGFSAVENGDAPYPAANKENISVPFYDIFELNTHVIDYELEQALSEVSTTAQRTGTNDAAEENSLNYADIILRFPRESVNRRHVEQLRFDHEQLGIVNYVVNKFNLSVQDVCRLLDEDDIFSPQGQLILDDLQHKASMQFRQTKKRHEQQTVQAAKVVALRQHMEEPERKEDSGEPPVEHEVQMEYYVEVPPQFMTKCDIHQYNMMLRNEPYTRLLQTFFPGAVPDNLIDIFEKIDLSYKLPGEVINVLIHYLMALLVSGGEQRINRNFVEAIASNMLLKQVNSYEKAVQYIRDQAKVKGKQAAGAAGTRTRTYGKGTKAKPEIPIVQDISTDGDAVSEEEFEEMMRFAQQMQASKQKGTS from the coding sequence ATGCGCATGAAGAATCTGCACCATTATACTGAACATCATCGCTACTGCGTATACAGGGAGTTTGGACTTAGCGCCCTGGATGACCGTATGCTTACAGGAGCATATCAGCCCATGGTAGGTGCTTTTGCGGTTGGCTTGTATCGGCTGTTGTTTCAGCATCTTCCCGGTGAACAGGTCGGTTATTCGCCGCTTGAACAGCAACGGAGGCTGTTCATGACACTTGGCTTGGAGCCAAGTGAGAAAGGGCGCAAATATTTGTTAGAGCAGACATCCAAGCTTGAGGCAGTGGGGCTACTTCAGACTTCACGGCTATATATACCGGAAAATGATGATTACATCTACGAATATGAGCTGCAACCGCCGCTCTCTCCGGCAGAGTTTTTCCGGACACAGCATTTGACACTGCTGCTTCGTGACAAGATTGGCAAATTCGCCGTACTTTCCTTGCGTTCCGGTTTCTCGGCAGTGGAAAATGGGGACGCGCCTTATCCGGCAGCCAATAAAGAGAATATTTCCGTTCCCTTTTACGATATATTTGAATTGAATACCCACGTAATTGATTACGAGTTGGAGCAAGCATTGTCGGAAGTATCAACTACGGCCCAACGGACAGGCACGAATGATGCAGCGGAAGAAAATAGTTTGAACTATGCCGACATTATTTTGCGTTTTCCGCGGGAGTCCGTCAATCGCCGTCATGTAGAACAGCTGCGGTTCGATCATGAACAACTGGGCATTGTAAATTATGTAGTAAACAAGTTTAACCTCAGTGTGCAGGATGTATGCCGTCTGCTGGATGAAGATGATATCTTCAGTCCGCAGGGCCAGCTGATTCTGGATGATCTCCAGCATAAGGCGAGCATGCAGTTCAGGCAGACGAAGAAGCGTCATGAGCAACAGACCGTACAGGCGGCCAAGGTCGTGGCACTGAGACAGCATATGGAGGAGCCAGAGCGGAAAGAAGACTCCGGTGAACCACCTGTTGAACATGAAGTGCAGATGGAATATTACGTCGAAGTGCCTCCACAATTTATGACCAAGTGTGATATTCATCAATACAATATGATGTTGCGCAATGAGCCATACACACGTCTGTTGCAGACATTTTTCCCGGGCGCAGTACCGGACAATCTCATCGATATATTTGAGAAAATTGATCTGAGCTACAAGTTGCCGGGAGAAGTCATCAATGTACTGATTCATTATTTGATGGCATTACTTGTATCCGGCGGAGAGCAGCGGATTAACCGTAACTTCGTTGAGGCCATTGCCTCCAACATGTTGCTTAAGCAGGTAAACTCATATGAGAAAGCTGTGCAATATATTCGTGATCAGGCCAAGGTCAAAGGCAAACAGGCTGCTGGTGCAGCTGGAACCCGTACCCGTACATACGGCAAAGGAACCAAAGCCAAGCCCGAAATTCCGATTGTACAAGACATAAGCACCGATGGGGATGCCGTATCTGAGGAAGAGTTTGAAGAGATGATGAGATTTGCCCAGCAGATGCAGGCGAGTAAGCAAAAAGGCACTTCTTAA
- a CDS encoding class I adenylate-forming enzyme family protein — protein MLLSERLPIAASLYPEEPALMRHGQTMSYGELYGLVERLSHALYVEGLRAGDRFALLGDPDPQLVVAFYAAVGIGAIPLVPSPMLTVPELAAIFQDAEPHMVIHDDQHAKAAIATVKLLGYCPKLFTTDEEGTNNSSLAALLQQEPAFSPKDNFKRSVDDTAVLIYTGGTTGRPKGVMHSHRGMAAWNQLTPSAGFGHDLKRRVLVLNLSHLVGQFQLWATMTAGGCLVFLDEYPADVHRIMEAVERDQITQLSTVGQLLRDLTREVSVGGRNLKSLSLIGCGGSIISPDTLQEVVSQFPEVIIVNNYSQAECGMSISRLFPAQHMGDPLRLRSVGRPADLAAQGEQAFEVRILDTDGSETVTGEAGEIVVRGAQTMLGYWRQLEATAETMSDGWIRTGDVGCLDVEGYLYVFDRLKDTVIVGGSNVFCAEVEHVIVSHEAVSEAAVIGHSLPDEGEELVAFIVLRDGDSLDLTRVRAFCEPHLAPYKWPTQLLIVDTLPRTAVDKIDKKQLRKHLSSISSEGLC, from the coding sequence TTGCTTCTATCCGAACGATTGCCAATTGCAGCAAGTCTGTACCCTGAGGAACCTGCGTTAATGAGACATGGGCAAACGATGAGTTATGGGGAGCTTTACGGTCTGGTTGAAAGACTCAGTCATGCCCTGTATGTTGAAGGACTCCGGGCCGGTGATCGCTTTGCCCTTTTAGGTGATCCAGATCCTCAGCTCGTTGTTGCGTTTTATGCAGCAGTTGGGATTGGCGCTATACCGCTCGTTCCTTCTCCTATGCTAACAGTGCCTGAACTCGCTGCCATATTTCAGGATGCAGAACCACATATGGTTATTCATGATGACCAACATGCTAAAGCAGCTATTGCCACGGTAAAGCTTCTTGGGTATTGTCCAAAACTGTTCACGACAGACGAAGAAGGGACGAATAATAGTTCGCTCGCTGCTCTTTTACAGCAGGAACCTGCGTTCTCTCCAAAAGACAATTTCAAACGAAGTGTAGACGATACGGCAGTCCTGATTTATACGGGTGGGACAACTGGTCGGCCAAAAGGGGTCATGCATTCGCATCGTGGTATGGCTGCTTGGAATCAACTTACGCCTTCTGCAGGCTTCGGTCATGATCTCAAGCGTCGTGTGTTAGTGCTCAACTTATCCCATCTGGTAGGTCAGTTCCAGCTGTGGGCGACCATGACTGCCGGAGGCTGTCTTGTATTTCTAGATGAATACCCAGCGGATGTACACCGTATTATGGAAGCTGTTGAACGTGATCAGATTACACAACTCAGCACAGTAGGCCAACTGCTTCGTGATCTTACCCGCGAGGTATCCGTAGGAGGTAGAAACTTGAAGAGCCTATCGCTTATTGGCTGCGGAGGGTCCATTATTTCCCCGGATACACTACAGGAGGTCGTATCGCAATTTCCTGAAGTTATCATTGTGAACAACTACTCACAAGCGGAATGTGGAATGTCCATAAGCCGCCTTTTTCCTGCTCAACATATGGGCGATCCTCTTCGCCTTCGATCCGTAGGTCGTCCTGCTGACTTGGCTGCCCAAGGTGAGCAGGCCTTCGAAGTTCGGATATTAGATACGGACGGAAGTGAGACAGTTACGGGCGAGGCTGGAGAAATCGTTGTTCGAGGTGCACAGACCATGCTTGGGTATTGGCGCCAGTTGGAGGCTACTGCCGAGACCATGTCCGATGGCTGGATTCGAACTGGGGATGTCGGTTGTCTGGATGTGGAAGGTTACCTTTATGTGTTTGATCGCTTGAAGGATACGGTTATTGTGGGCGGTTCCAATGTATTCTGTGCCGAAGTGGAGCATGTTATTGTGAGCCATGAGGCGGTAAGCGAGGCGGCCGTAATCGGACATTCTCTTCCTGACGAAGGCGAGGAACTCGTCGCTTTCATAGTGTTACGGGATGGTGACAGTTTGGATCTGACGCGGGTGCGGGCGTTTTGTGAGCCACACCTTGCTCCGTACAAATGGCCGACTCAACTGCTCATTGTGGATACTTTGCCGAGAACAGCCGTGGATAAAATAGACAAAAAGCAGTTGCGCAAGCATCTATCCTCAATTTCATCCGAAGGACTATGCTAA